One Carya illinoinensis cultivar Pawnee chromosome 5, C.illinoinensisPawnee_v1, whole genome shotgun sequence genomic window, GCCTGCGAACCTTCCCAACCTCTCTACGCGGCCATCTTTGTATACTTTGAAGTagggtgggaattcgtgggttACTTCGTTGGTGCTTGAATCCATTGACGCGTCTGCgtattcagagagagagagggctacGAGTCTGGCGAGTTTGGAAGTTATTAGAGATACTGAGATGGAATTTAACAGAGgaaggaaaaaggagaaaagagtaAAAGCATTCTTCaagaattaatgaaataaagcgTAGACGGGGTGGGGGAGCTGCGCGCCTACAAGACTGGAAGAGAGTCGGTCAATACAGCAGGTCGTGGCCCTTAAAAGACCAGCTCTGGAAAACACTGGAACAGAAAAGGATGTTaatatctcaaaataacacaagaCTTTATGGACTCACTTTCAGTAATTCGACGGATGAATTAGTGATTGCAGAGCTTCTATAAATTATGTACCCAAGTTTGTGAGATCTTCGgattccaatatattttttaaatatttatttcaacTGCTATTATTGAATGTTAGATATAATATGAAATGTCACCGGCTcccttattaaaaataaaaagaaaatataagattaaaaaaacataaagttaaaaaaaagttttcataTACAAATGTGAAAGTGATGACAAGTAGGTTTGTCGTTATATACTAacgttttatttgtttttacaatcattttattttatttatttattataattttttaaatttttacataaaataaaataaataaattttgactattgaggtttttcatatgaaaattttgaattttaagattaaatattacaatataatattttaatattattattattttagaatttaaaaaaattaaaaaaagttgaattatttattatattttatattaaaatttaagaaaattataataataaaataaaaaatttatatttgagataaaaaattttagtgTCGAAACCGAaccagttaaaaaaatattcaaaatttccTCCAAAGTACGCTTCTTATCGTTGAAATATTGCTTGATCacataaaacacaaataaatatCTTCCACGCTTCAACCACTCATCCATTCCAACACGCAAGAAATAAGAAAGTTACATTGACTTTTCTCCGGGCCACGACGTTTGACATGCCTTGTTTTAAGGACTTGGAGGAACAGAATATCTCCCTTTcacatacatcatacattttgATTATAATGTTGATAATTGAAGAGTGAAGTCAtctctatttttaattaaagttcTTCTTTATTATATTGATTAATGTgatatttattgaataagtaATGAtagacaaaatattttttacaattacattttaaaatgtgagtattttttataattgttttcataagttaatttataaaaaagtcaattcactttttttttttttttgataaacaaGAAAGATAACTTTatttaaaccaataaaatagGCCGTGTTCATATACatagaagtatacaaaagaaaatatcTAAATCAATTTCAAGAAGCGAAAAGTAACAACAAAAAATCATGAGTTAAAGCTCCATTAATTACTACTTCATTTGTTTTCACaattattttcatctcatcttattattacaatttttttaaatttttacgtaaattaaataaacaattcaacttttttaaattttaaaataaatataatattaaataaatatattctaataatattttatttaattttttatttttatttcaactcatcttattgTATCTACGAAAACAAATGAGATTAGCAAAGATCCAAAGCAAGTAAGAGTGCACAAAAAAACTCAAAAGTTTCTCCAAAGTATGCTTCTTATCGTTGAAACACTGCTCGAACATTCTATCAAATATACCATATAAAACACAAATGAATCATCTTCTACATTACAACCACTTGAGAGCAACCATATCGCTCATCCCAACAAACGCAAGAAGATCAACCACCCTCGAATACATCCCCCAAGCTATCCCAGTTGTACTAAAAACTTCATACCACAAAGCCATTACAACCACCTTATAATGGAAAAAGCAAATGATATACCAAATCTCCGTCCATTTAAAATTGTTATGAATAGGGATATGAAGTTGTGAAAGTAGTTGGgtatttattgtttttcttttccataaaaTTGAAGAATAGAAAGGGGGGAAACACTTACGTGTATCGCTATGTCATCGTTTATAGCCATTTGTTTGTCTTGTTGTATGTTTTATTAGGTGAAGTgctacagttttttttttttttaatttttttataaaaatatattcataaattaaatttataatctatttgatacttagttatgttttacaataaaataattttacaatttagtataatacattaaattgcattaatttgtgaatttatttaagTGAAATACAAAAAAGACATATGGactaagttgaaaaaaatatatttataacctGATGAAtaacaaatttaataaaataattacatgaacTAATACAATTGGGAAGAAAAATGAATTGTAAACAGTTGGATTAGAAATAACGTGCACATTGCCTGtggatgtgtgtgtgtgtgtgtttttttttttgggtctaaGCAAGCTTgcttatcattaaaaaaatattacaagatactaAGGAGAGTCTTTTCCATTATCGATATATAGAATGCAAAGGGGAATGGAATATAAAGAAATGCTACTAAACATAGAGTTTGTAGTGGCCCATTGCATAACTAAGTACGCGAATCGATTTTGAGATCTATcaatttttttgaagttttaatCTTCACGAGATCTCCATAGGCTTGCAATGTCATATGATATCATGGTAATTTTCCAAGCAGCATCTTCTCTATAGATGAAAGAAATGACCAATTCAGAATCTCCCATTAAAAGGATGGATGGATAATTAAGATGTTCTGCAATTTTGAAACCTAATTTTGCTACTAAAGCTTCTGTAATCACTGGAGTAGTAGTAAGATTTTCCTCAATCTATATTTCAATAATCTCCTATGTTATATTCCTACTTATTGCCGAGACTGTGGAGGAGAAGTCTCTAACAGCTGCATCAAAAGAGATACAAATTTAGTTTTGGAGAAGTTTCTGGCATAATTTCTCAATTGAagcattttgtttttcttgccaagaattgagatttttttgataaaagaaaTTCAGCTGCTCCAATGTTTTGTGAAGATAAAGAATCGTATCATTATGAACTAAATCATTCCAAAGTCGCCAAATGAAGTCCATAATCAAGATTGCAAAAGTTCGGAAAGATTGTTCATCTTGCTTGTGGatgttaaaaacaaaaattggttaaaCCGAGCAAGATTGGTgcacatatacatataaatatatatttaaattttttatatcatatataaaatattatttatataattttttatattatatgctaaattttcaattaatataacataaaattttaattttaaatatgaatattaatattaagttattaatataaattttctcaaaaatttagttattaatataaacttatttttgagAAGAACAAACATTTGATGAATTGGTTCTCATGTCTCGACTTATGCAGTGTCACATATAAATTGTGAACTGGGAAAACCAAACTTGGTTAGACTAAAATCGAACTAGATTGAGACTAGAcggaaattgaaaaaattaaaagttttaattttgatgataaaTTGATCTGTAttgattcttaaatttttaaaacgaGTATAAATTGGTTCCATTATAAAATTTGTCAATTATTGTagtgatatatattttatgttacaAAAACATTTAGATTGCGTTTGGGTTTTGaagttattttaaatgatttaaattaatatgtaaataatgatattttagagattttattgagatatatgtttaaatatatgaatatagatgtaaatatatttaaatttttataaaaaaaataataaaataagaaatttcatCGATAATTATTCTCATTGTAACGCAGCTAATACACCTCACATTGCTGATGAGTGATGCcgaaagataaaaaataaaagaaaagaaaagtcatATCTGCGGCAACTGTTTTTATTGGTTGATTGGTGGCTGTTACTGTTAGGTGGAGCATTATTGTACCTCCCACGCGTCATCGCGTGCAtcattcttctttgtttttaaaaatatgaaaggtAAATACTACTGTCACCTCCCAGCTCCCGCTGGAgctgatatatatttttttgttttaaatttctttatttcgTAATTAAAgaagcaaattttttttaataatattatatatttttaaaaaaatatttaaatgttaataaaTACACATAATTATTGTAATTATTTccctaaaactcaataaacaataaatctcaaaaaaatcccttaaaacatcttcaaattttctttCAGCCAAATATGTCTACAACTTTCTCTATTGACATGATGGTGCCATAACATGAGCAGATAGCATGTAgaagaaaaaaacttttattcttTACTTAGATTTTTCATCTCCTTCCCCAACGCCCTACCACTACAACTACTCCCCTGAAACAAAATCAACGAACTTTTTCATCAATTGCGCAGCTTCTTCACTCTCAGCATTGAACAAGTGAAAGCAATGATCCTCTCCTTTACTTTCTATCAATTCCACACCTCCACCCCAATCACTCTTTCTTAAAGTCTCCCAGTAGGTCACGCCCCTATCTTTCAGCCAGTCTTTCTCTGCCACGCACACCAGGACCTTGGCGCACCCCATCTTTGACAGATCTGGATCCACGGCCGGGTTCAGTTTCGGGTCGTCACTACACCCCGAACTTGTGGAGGACAGAAACTTGTACATTTCATCACGATCTTTGCCTACAAAGAACGGGTGCACTATGAGCACCCCGATGATCTTCAGACCTGCCAATCCGGTGGCACCAGCTCGGACTGCCACGTAGTGGCCGATGTTGGCTCCTGCACTCTCACCCGTCAAGAAAACCCGCCCGAGATCCGCATATTCGTTCAGCCACGGTTCGGGTCCTTGATTGTTTGAATGAGCAGCGATCCACTGCAGCGCTTCCCACGAGTCATCGTATGCGATTGGTAGTGGGTGCTCTGGGGCTAGCCTGTAGTCGACGGAAACAACTATCACGTTGGCTTGGAGTATGAAGGACGTGATGAATTTGTGAGTAATCGTATCGAAGGGTGATCCAATGCAGAAGCCTCCGCCGTGGTAGTGGACGAGTAGCGGAAACTTTTGATCTGGGCTGTTGATTTTGGGGATGAAGATTCGGGCCGACACACCGGTTTTGGGCGAGATCACCACGTCTTTAGATTGAATGCCGGTGTTGGGGTCTAGGCCAGTAGGGGTGTGATCGTGAGACATGTACCTCTCTATGCGGCCATCTTTGTATGCTTTGAAGAACGGCGGGAAATCATGGGCTATCTCGTTGGTGCCTGAAGCCATTGCGAAATTGAGTGTgactgtccgagagagagagtcagagaTGGTGCAGGAATAGGCTGAGATAAAAGGGAAGTGTTGAAGCTAGAATTCACACAATCACATTTGGAAGAGAGGGTGGGAGAAATAAGGTCGCGTGGCATGGAAAGGTTGGTGAAAATGAATGATAATGCTAGTCCGCCACCGATGGCAacccatatttttttaaaaaaatttagttgtaaatgtaattgtgtattaataagtgcgttaatataatataaatagttaaaaaataaattttattaaaaataatattaatttaaattttaaatataaaaaaattaatattaatatatagattaataaacgattttatttatatatagaattttttttttaataattaaagaatggttttgaaatgatattgtcattgttttatatatattaaaagaaaaaaaatatcttaatcgGTGGCTATCCTTTTGTATGGCTGCAGTAGGGTCCAAAAATTCAAGACTGGACAGCACAACACCACGCCTCACGTTGTATTTCACACACGTGAAGACTATAAGCAAGTGATACAGTCATTGACTAGACATCGTTTGGATACAGAGAGCTGATATAAAACCATTCATCTCACTTTGTACAGAAAAATATCTCAGATTCAAATGGACGATGTGAAATTTGAAAGTtggtttgaaaaattattttcacaTACCGACAAATAACCCCTCAATACATGTAATGCATTTTTTATAGGACGCTTCCGAGATGGTCACCTGCAGTTCGTTTGCTCCAAACCGCTGACTCCAGCTACGGTTTTCTcagttaaatataaaaaaatatatatatatatatacacaatatttttataaaaaatattttataaatatcttcttaattatttaattattttcttggctaaattatttttatttgatatttataaaaataatttaatttaataaaaatattattatctaataatattattattaaatatattataaaaaattaaatttgggtaggtaatttataaattattatcacttatttataaacatatttataaataaaaaaatttcattataaatactatataataatCGGTAAAACACACATTTATCAAAtatctaaaaagttaaaattatttcatctagCTTCCTAAT contains:
- the LOC122311869 gene encoding probable carboxylesterase 5, yielding MASGTNEIAHDFPPFFKAYKDGRIERYMSHDHTPTGLDPNTGIQSKDVVISPKTGVSARIFIPKINSPDQKFPLLVHYHGGGFCIGSPFDTITHKFITSFILQANVIVVSVDYRLAPEHPLPIAYDDSWEALQWIAAHSNNQGPEPWLNEYADLGRVFLTGESAGANIGHYVAVRAGATGLAGLKIIGVLIVHPFFVGKDRDEMYKFLSSTSSGCSDDPKLNPAVDPDLSKMGCAKVLVCVAEKDWLKDRGVTYWETLRKSDWGGGVELIESKGEDHCFHLFNAESEEAAQLMKKFVDFVSGE